In Falsibacillus pallidus, the genomic window ACTCGCAGGCGAGAATTTTGTCATCACTAAAGAGGGAGAGAAAATAGGGCTGCTGGAACAATTAATGCCGGATTTGCTGCAGAATCCTGAACATATGAAGTCAGTAGGCCTTATTCTTTTCCATATATTTAATAAAGTAACAATGGTAGATTTAAGAATGATCGATCGAATTGCAGACTCCATCCAAAAGCTTGAGAGGGAAGTCTTTGATCAGCCATTTGATAATGGGATTGCCCGGAAAGTGTATCGCTGGAAAAGGACTCTCCATCATTTAAGAAACGGAATTGAAGCGCAGGGAAACATGATGGAAACGATCGCAGGTTCTGAGTTTCCATTCATTAATGAAAATGCAGGATTTTATTTTCAATCCTTGAATAACAGCTTTACACGTGTAATCAATGGAATCGATGGCTTCAGAGCGAATTTGGACAGCATATTCAATTTGCAGATGACCCTTAAAGCCGATCATTCGAATGCTATAATGAAAACATTGACCCTATTCAGCGTCATTTTTATCCCGATGACATTCATTGCAGGTTTGTATGGAATGAACTTTTTGAATATGCCGGAATTGAAATGGCGGTACGGCTACCTTTTTGC contains:
- a CDS encoding magnesium transporter CorA family protein — protein: MLKYSSIDQSVREEDRLVLPESKEDIIWIHFKPENKEKFDLFLESLDIHPLAKEELAKFDDIPKVNVYKNVAVMTLFAIQDDFTEAKITILAGENFVITKEGEKIGLLEQLMPDLLQNPEHMKSVGLILFHIFNKVTMVDLRMIDRIADSIQKLEREVFDQPFDNGIARKVYRWKRTLHHLRNGIEAQGNMMETIAGSEFPFINENAGFYFQSLNNSFTRVINGIDGFRANLDSIFNLQMTLKADHSNAIMKTLTLFSVIFIPMTFIAGLYGMNFLNMPELKWRYGYLFALILMAGIGTSIAFYFKSKGWWGRKKL